Proteins encoded within one genomic window of Natator depressus isolate rNatDep1 chromosome 1, rNatDep2.hap1, whole genome shotgun sequence:
- the LOC141981020 gene encoding olfactory receptor 52P1-like: protein MPSTFATLPYAQYFRYVAICHPLRYATILTNTRIAMLGLMGLIRAVLLVLPLPLLLSRQPFCANRIIPHTHCEHIAVVKMSCADTTVNRTYGLMVAFVVMGSDLMLIAVSYSLITRAVLRISSKKAHQKALNTCTAHICVMLTSYTSVLFTILTHRFGQAIPPHVHIILADLFFLVPPVLNPIIYGVKTKELRDKVGKYTCRR from the coding sequence ATGCCCAGTACTTTCGCTACGTTGCCATATGCCCAGTACTTTCGCTACGTTGCCATATGTCACCCTCTGAGATACGCCACCATCCTCACCAACACACGCATAGCTATGCTAGGGCTCATGGGTTTGATAAGAGCTGTCCTCCTAGtacttcccctgcccctgctcctgagcaggcagccattctgtgccaaccgCATTATCCCCCACACGCACTGTGAGCACATAGCTGTGGTGAAGATGTCGTGTGCGGACACCACTGTCAACAGGACATATGGCTTGATGGTGGCCTTTGTAGTCATGGGGTCAGACCTGATGCTCATTGCCGTGTCCTACAGTCTGATCACCAGGGCCGTCCTAAGAATCTCCTCCAAGAAAGCCCATCAGAAAGCCCTTAATacctgcacagcccacatctgtgtgatgCTGACATCTTATACGTCCGTCCTCTTCACCATTCTGACACATCGCTTCGGTCAGGCCATCCCTCCCCATGTTCACATCATCTTGGCTGACCTCTTCTTCCTTGTCCCTCCCGTGCtcaaccctatcatttatggggtcaaaaccaaagagcttcgtgACAAAGTGGGCAAATACACCTGCAGAAGGTGA